One genomic segment of Mycoplasmopsis agalactiae PG2 includes these proteins:
- a CDS encoding S1 RNA-binding domain-containing protein, with protein MIKKGDVLNGLVKNINSHGIIVWTFNGMKFFIPLNLITDFTKSKLESIFEINQKINFVVESIDIDMQTGIGNFKANHPLHSRMPFKNKIKESKNGFNKLKESVLKLISEAESSSK; from the coding sequence ATGATTAAAAAAGGCGATGTTTTGAATGGCTTGGTAAAGAACATTAATTCACACGGCATAATTGTATGAACTTTTAATGGTATGAAATTTTTTATACCATTAAATTTGATTACAGACTTTACAAAAAGCAAACTTGAAAGCATTTTTGAAATAAATCAAAAAATAAACTTTGTAGTTGAATCAATCGATATAGATATGCAAACCGGTATTGGTAATTTCAAGGCAAATCATCCACTTCACTCACGTATGCCTTTTAAAAACAAAATTAAAGAATCTAAAAATGGGTTTAATAAATTAAAAGAATCAGTGCTTAAATTAATAAGTGAAGCGGAAAGTAGCAGTAAATAA